The Primulina huaijiensis isolate GDHJ02 chromosome 6, ASM1229523v2, whole genome shotgun sequence genomic sequence TATACCATATACTTAACAAATCCAAGTAGATACACAATGAAAATTACAAAACAATTATCTTAATCCAATAAATCTCTGGAGTTAGCTTTTTGGCTAGGACACGTTCGATCTATATCAatctcataaaattttataatcagTCTTTGATTAGGAGTAGGACTCATTTAAATTTCTGGCTTTTTCATAGGactttatatacatatatatatatcatcttCTGCATTAATTCTCCcattaattttcttttccatAACGTTTCTGATCACGAACCGGTGCAGTTTCAACCACAGTAATTGATCTCAAGATGATTTCTCCGTTTTCATCTGAGAAATTTTCTGTAAATAATCTCTGCAAAGCCCTGTTAATCTTTGGTCTAGCCCTTTACTTCATCTCCATCTTTGTATCCAAACAAAATCCTAGCTGTTCATCCTCGGATTTCTTGtcttttttcaagaaaaaaccaGTAAACCAAAAACCTTTTTCACCGCCTCCTGTTTCCGACAGCTCTTCTCAAGAACAGTTCAATGAATCGTCAACAGGCTTGAACCACATCGTTTTCGGGCTTCTGGGGTCGGAAAACGCGTGGCACTGGAGAAAACCGTACATAGAATCATGGTGGAGGCCGAACATAACTAGAGGGTTCCTGTTTCTAGACAAATCCCCCACAGGAGAACTCATACCTTGGTCGAAAGCCTCGCCGCCTTACAAAGTTTCCGACGATCTCACAACTCTCTTGGCCGAAACAAAAGCTCGCGCgcctatcatgattcgaatGGTTCATGGAATAATGGAAGTTTTGAGGGAAGTAGAGAAAGGTGATCATAGAGAAATCCGATGGCTTGTAATGGGGGACGACGACTCGATATTCTTCGTGGACAACTTAGTTGATGTACTAGGTGAGTACCATCATACGAGGTATTATTACCTAGGAGGGCAGTCCGAGTTCGTCATGTCGAATTATTGGTTCCAATTTAACCAAGCTTTTGGCGGGGCTGGGATTATTATGAGTCACCCTTTGGCCAAAGCTCTTGCAAAAGATATGGACAGTTGCTTGAGGAGATATGCACATTTGAGTTCTGCTGATTTGATAACAATGGCTTGTGTCGGAGATATTGGGGTCAATCTTTCTCCGAATAAAGGGATTCACCAGGTATAttcattattataatatatattatagaacaaaaataataaaattcgttttcaaaattaaatttgatacaAAGAAAAACTTGCAAGAGTCAAACAGGTGTAGCAAGTAAATTAGGTGTatttatattgaaataattGTCAAGCTGCCTTAAAAATATGGCATAAATTGTCCATTAAAAGGATAAAGAAAATCATCCAAATCGTTTTTGAAGTTGACTATTTGTCTTTCGAATAATCAAATTTAGTTTTGTGTGACAAGTGGTTTCTTCTGCTCttttagcttttttttttatatgattcgACATAATATTAGAAatctaggaaaaaaaaaactgaagaaaGAGTTGGAAgctaaaaaaatctttttatatttcattaaataattcaataaaattaatttcaagtTGACTAACAAATTAAATTGATAATATGTTGAGAGATAGTAATTATATAACTTTTTATTATATTGCAGATTGATTTACGTGGTGATTTATCTGGTTTCTTATCATCCCACCCCAAATTCCCATTAATCTCACTTCATCATTTCGACCATGTTGATCCCATATTCCCCTCCAAGGACCGCTTCGAGTCCACGCGCCACCTCATGAAGGCGGCGGACGCCGACCAATCCCGTCTTGTGCAGCAAACAATATGCTACGACAGGAACAAGGAGTGGTCATTCTCCATTTCTTGGGGATATTCTGCACAAATATACGAGAGAATCATGACTCGAAGTTACATACAAAACCCCATCGAAACGTTTAAGCCATGGCACGGCGATCCGCGGCCGCCGCCGTTGTATATGTTCAATACGAGGTTGCCTTCCAATGATCCTTGCGAAGCTCCTCATGGTTTTTTCTTGCAGGAAGTGAACAAGAGCACGTCGGGGACTCGGACAGTGTATTCACGAGCCGCGCCTCGTGGGCTGGGGCCGTGCGGGTTGACCGGCAATCGTTCCGCTGATTATGTATCCGAGATTCATGTCTTGTCGCCGGCCACAAAGCGGCCTCAGGTATGTCACAATCGAATTTCGATTTTTATAGtttaattgaaataattttttgcaTATGTTGTCGTTACCGTCAGCGTCATCATTATTATCttggttttaatttttaatatttcacaATCGTACCAAATTTAAAACTGTGGGTAAATATTCAAACTAATTAATTTTCTAAgttattatgttttgaattttcgtgttttaccttgtcaaattttaaaaaaattaattctatTTCATCGGAATCCTGGCATTGTGGCACTTAACAATATCCAGTGTCATATTAGAATATTTCGGTGTTGAATCAACAATTTTCAGCACCACAATAGGACTCCTACAAAATAATACTTTTACTTAAGACCCAATTTTGATTACTTGGATGAtgaaaatcaatatatataggcaaaaatttgtgtgagactgtctcacgggtcgtattttgtgagacggatatcttatttgggtcatccatgaaaaaatattactttttatgctaagagtattactttttatactaagagtattactttttattgtgaatgttgatagggttgacccgtttcacagataaagatccgtgagatcgtctcacaaaagacctactaatatatataatatcttaAAACAACGAATTCCGACTGTTTGacctaaaacttttaaaatattgataagTTCGTGTATACtatgtaaaataattattttagtaagctaaaaaagaagaaaataatataaCCAAGTATTAATTATGACAATTCACAAGTTTAATATTTTAGGATTCAATAAATCCTAATTTAgtccattttttaaaattttcctaaTCTAGTATTTCTTTTTTAATCTCTTAATTCtatatttatctatatttttaaattcaatcatatatttttctatatttttaaatatgaggTGATGTCTACCTATATATAAGATGAAATTTTACATCTAATAAGTAGACAGAAGTCTCGGTGTTTACATAGATGCCCATAATGTATCTTCATAAGATCAATTCTATAATTTGATAACAAATTTATGTATTTTGTTTGATGTCTCAGATGGATCGATGTGAATGTTGCGACATCATTCGTGTACAAGGTAGCAAGGCTGAACTCAAATTTAGGGAATGCATGATTGACGAAGTTATTGCGTGATGGATCAAAACTATTAGCAATGATGTATTCAATTCAGAGTTTTAAGATTTTAGAAACTTTTTAAAATGATAGCTTTTTGTGGAGttggtatttttttatttttaagaatattaCATAATTGTAAAAAGAATTCTATGGATTCTTGTCTACTTTTCGCAAGATTGTtactatcattttatttttttcatggaaTTCTATGGATTTTATAACTTGAATGATGTTGAAGATTATGATGTTCAATCTATTAactaatataaaaatttgaacATTATAATATATCGACCAAATTGATATCATATATAACTAACATAGTATGTataacttaaattttaataaactacaatattaatttttttaaaaaataaaatcatcaaaaaagTATTTTGTATGAATCCAACAAGCAAACATACCATCAGTTTCAAGAAATTCATTAACATTGTTTGATTGAgaacaaaatgaatttttttaaagaacaaaccaaattatataatatttaacacaGATGAACATGATGTATTCAttgtaaaaatttaatgattttttaaaataatgtactTGTGCGGAATTaatagatttttattgatttctatACAATTCCACGAAgttgtaaaatattttcatagaattttgtggatttattttgaaagaattgtatggacattcataaaaaaattcacagattttaattgaatttgaatattaaaaataaactaaCTATACCTGAAAACGAAgttgtaaaatattttcatggacaTTTGTggatttattttgaaagaattatatggacatttataaaaaaatcatagattttaattgaatttgaatattaaaaataaactaaatgTACCTGCAATCAAAATTAATTACATAGTAAAATATCTAATTAATatcatttaagaaattttttttatatttattccaTATAATTATTTGTATATGTATAATATGTTTGTGTTTTGTGTTGATgtacatttttaaaatacatttcaaaacTTGAGTTGGTTTTAACAATTATTAGCTGTTAAAACCTTTTTTGAACGACTAGACTTAATTGGACAACTAAAAAATGTTAAGTGCAGAAATGGTCCTGCAGAACCCGTAacgtagactacgtataagccatgcataatttctagtatttaaattaaaatgattttattgcatgagtatttaaattcttttccttaaatttatttattttacgtagtagtttaattgtcacattttcagttaaataagtgaggccggactggagatggagtattgagataagttaataacgacttatttaagaagtggtaatctagcatgttagtaaatataatttaaaaagttggcatgcatgcaagttattgaacttccttggcattttaattaaaatttttaaaagcattaaatgcatgtttatttcattaaattgtgtttaattatttttatgcataattcatgcatggtaggatttaattcatgaaattttcctaagttcatgcattagggtttctaggtgcattttgcgatcgaacgaggaacggagaccggagaattttcaggagaattattttacatgattaaatttttataaattaatatatggtgttttaagtggatttttcaaataatgggaTTTTACCAGGTATTCTTATCCGCAggactttatttttaacggtacgcgaattttatcgaatcggaggactttttaatgattcggctaatattttcaaaaattttctaacacaaaatatttttcgggagtgcgtttggatttaatgggcttaCTTTTAAGGTTGTTGGgcttaaaacccttttaaaacttttaaaatgcaaattatgGCCCATAAGCTAATATTACCTATATAATTAAACTACTAAGTAttatttaacctaaacctaGTCATTAGCACCCCACTAACCTAATTCAGCCGCCCACCCTCCTCC encodes the following:
- the LOC140979231 gene encoding uncharacterized protein isoform X2; this translates as MISPFSSEKFSVNNLCKALLIFGLALYFISIFVSKQNPSCSSSDFLSFFKKKPVNQKPFSPPPVSDSSSQEQFNESSTGLNHIVFGLLGSENAWHWRKPYIESWWRPNITRGFLFLDKSPTGELIPWSKASPPYKVSDDLTTLLAETKARAPIMIRMVHGIMEVLREVEKGDHREIRWLVMGDDDSIFFVDNLVDVLGEYHHTRYYYLGGQSEFVMSNYWFQFNQAFGGAGIIMSHPLAKALAKDMDSCLRRYAHLSSADLITMACVGDIGVNLSPNKGIHQEVNKSTSGTRTVYSRAAPRGLGPCGLTGNRSADYVSEIHVLSPATKRPQMDRCECCDIIRVQGSKAELKFRECMIDEVIA
- the LOC140979231 gene encoding uncharacterized protein isoform X1 encodes the protein MISPFSSEKFSVNNLCKALLIFGLALYFISIFVSKQNPSCSSSDFLSFFKKKPVNQKPFSPPPVSDSSSQEQFNESSTGLNHIVFGLLGSENAWHWRKPYIESWWRPNITRGFLFLDKSPTGELIPWSKASPPYKVSDDLTTLLAETKARAPIMIRMVHGIMEVLREVEKGDHREIRWLVMGDDDSIFFVDNLVDVLGEYHHTRYYYLGGQSEFVMSNYWFQFNQAFGGAGIIMSHPLAKALAKDMDSCLRRYAHLSSADLITMACVGDIGVNLSPNKGIHQIDLRGDLSGFLSSHPKFPLISLHHFDHVDPIFPSKDRFESTRHLMKAADADQSRLVQQTICYDRNKEWSFSISWGYSAQIYERIMTRSYIQNPIETFKPWHGDPRPPPLYMFNTRLPSNDPCEAPHGFFLQEVNKSTSGTRTVYSRAAPRGLGPCGLTGNRSADYVSEIHVLSPATKRPQMDRCECCDIIRVQGSKAELKFRECMIDEVIA